The following are encoded together in the Lathyrus oleraceus cultivar Zhongwan6 chromosome 3, CAAS_Psat_ZW6_1.0, whole genome shotgun sequence genome:
- the LOC127131729 gene encoding uncharacterized protein LOC127131729 has product MDHQHTLQLNGSGAPSYTCSGYKEIGFGSRYNCANTNCNYILHKECAEPVKHAVQPFFKNCKFEFCEKAEEGVFCDACGKDLLGFFYCSKKQGFLSLFSRTGYSLHPCCLNMKENISDDDGKFIMTLSHEVPLDCIRCKQRHVGKNSFEGWSYVVNSDGKSCVHVSCFKDMILQNLNNRSKGRMRSFINFTGNLALKVLEKTRNGVVKNNVFGKDEDDNVNR; this is encoded by the coding sequence ATGGATCATCAACACACATTACAACTGAATGGTTCAGGAGCACCTTCATACACATGCAGTGGTTATAAAGAGATAGGTTTTGGATCACGTTACAACTGTGCGAACACCAATTGCAACTACATCCTCCATAAAGAATGTGCAGAACCTGTTAAGCATGCAGTTCAACCATTTTTCAAAAATTGTAAATTTGAATTCTGTGAGAAAGCAGAAGAGGGTGTATTCTGTGATGCTTGTGGAAAAGATTTGTTAGGTTTTTTCTACTGTTCCAAAAAACAAGGTTTTCTCTCCCTATTTTCCAGAACAGGATATTCTCTACATCCTTGTTGTTTGAACATGAAAGAAAACATTTCAGATGATGATGGAAAATTTATAATGACTTTGTCTCATGAAGTTCCATTAGATTGTATCCGTTGTAAGCAAAGGCATGTTGGGAAGAACAGTTTTGAAGGTTGGTCATATGTAGTTAACTCTGATGGAAAGTCTTGTGTTCATGTGTCGTGTTTCAAGGATATGATTCTTCAGAATTTGAATAATAGGTCAAAAGGGAGAATGCGTTCGTTCATAAATTTTACCGGCAACTTGGCGCTGAAAGTGTTGGAAAAAACCAGAAATGGAGTGGTTAAAAACAATGTGTTTGGGAAAGATGAAGATGATAATGTGAATAGATAG